GCGTCTGCCAATTCCGCCACCCGCGCGTGTGTTGCGAACCCGCGATCTCCCGCAGGCCCGAGAGAAGACACTACCACGAATCGGATGCTCCGCCGAACCGGGCAGCCGTCCACCGGCGCCCGGGCGCGCCGACGCATCCGGGGTAGCGTGAGTGGCATGTCCGACGCATCCGCCCACCCGAGCCCGACCGGCATCGACGAGCTCGAGCCGACGGCCCGGATCGCCCGCGACCTGATCCGGTTCGACACCACGAACCACGGGGAGGGGCGCTCCGAGGGCGAGACCGAGGCGGCCGAGTACGTCGAGGCGCACCTGGCCGGCATGGGCCTCGCTCCGCAGCTGTTCGACGCGGCGCCCGGGCGCACGAGCGTCGTGGCCCGCGTGCCGGGGGCGAACCCCGACAAGCCCGCGCTGGTCGTGCACGGGCACCTCGACGTCGTGCCCGCCGACCCGCGCAACTGGAGCGTCGACCCGTTCGCGGGCGAGGTGCGCGACGGCCTGCTCTGGGGCAGGGGAGCGGTCGACATGAAGGACATGGACGCCATGATCCTGACCGCCGTCGGCGACATCCTCGCCTCGGGCCGGCAGCCCGAGCGCGAACTCGTGCTGGCGTTCTTCGCCGACGAGGAGGCGGGCGGCATCTACGGCTCGCACTGGATGACCGACAACCACCCGGAGGTGTTCGCGGGCGCGACCGAGGCGATCAGCGAGGTCGGCGGCTACTCGGTGCACCTGGGCGGGCAGCGCGCCTACCTGCTGCAGACGGGGGAGAAGGCGCTGGTCTGGATCCGCCTCGTCGCACGCGGCCCCGCCGCGCACGGCTCGCGGCTCGTCCGCGAGAACGCGGTCGTGCGGCTCGCCGAGGCGGTCGCCGCGCTCGGGCGCGAGGAGTGGCCGCTGCACCTGGTCGACACCACGCGCGCGCTGGTCGCCGAGATCGCCCGCGTCACCGGCGCGGACCCGCAGCAGGTCTCGCCCGACGAGCTCGTGCTCCGCACCTCGGCAGCGGGCTTCCTCAGCGCGACCCTGCGCACCACGACCAACCCGACGCTGCTGAGCGCCGGCTACAAGCACAACGTCATCCCCGACCGCGCCGAGGCGCTGATCGACATCCGCACGCTCCCGGGCGAGGAGGACGCGGTGCTCGCGCGCGTGCGCGAGATCGTCGGCGACGACATCGAGATCGAGACGGTCGTGCGCGACGTCGGCCTCGAGACGCCGTTCAGCGGCCCGCTCGTCGACACGGTCAAGGCGACCCTCGAACGCCACGACCCGGGCGTGCCGGTCTTCCCGTACCTGCTCTCGGGCGGCACCGACAACAAGGCGCTCAGCCGCCTCGGCATCGCCGGCTACGGCTTCGCCCCGCTCCGGCTGCCCGCCGACCTCGACTTCCCGGCCATGTTCCACGGGGTGGACGAGCGGGTGCCGCTGGACGCACTAGTCTTCGGGAGCAGGGTCCTCCACGACCTGCTGCTCGAGTACTGAGCGACCTCCACCGCAACGAACGCGGCCCCGCCGCGCGGGGCGGAAGGCGAGCCCCGGCATGATCGAAGCGCTGATCCTCGGACTCGTGCAGGGACTCACCGAGTTCCTGCCGATCTCCTCCAGCGCGCACCTGCGCATCCTCGGCGAGTTCCTCCCGAACGCCGCCGACCCGGGCGCGGCGTTCACGGCGATCGTGCAGATCGGCACCGAGGCGGCCGTGGTCGTCTTCTTCTGGCGCGACATCGTGCGCATCGTCTCGCGCTGGTGGCTCGCGCTCTGGGGCCGCGTGCCCCGCAACGACCCCGACGCGCGCATGGGCTGGCTGATCATCCTCGGCTCGATCCCGATCGTCGTGCTCGGCCTCATCTTCCAGGAGCAGATCGAGACGACGCTCCGCTCGCTCTGGATCGTCGCCACGACGCTCATCGTCTTCGGCATCCTGCTCGGCATCGCCGACTGGATCGGCGCGAAGCGCCGGAAGCTCGAGGACCTCACCTACGGCCACGGCATCATCTACGGGTTCGCGCAGGCGCTCGCACTCATCCCGGGCGTCTCGCGCTCGGGCGGCACGATCACCGCGGGCCTCCTCATGGGCTACGAGCGTGCCGCGGCCGCCCGCTACGCGTTCCTGCTGGCGATCCCGGCGGTCTTCGGCTCCGGCTTCTACCAGCTGTTCAAGAGCTGGGGCGAGCCCGGCGTCTACGGCCCGGTCGAGACGGCCGCCGCCACGCTCGTCGCGTTCGTGGTCGCGCTGCTCGTGATCGCGTTCTTCATGAGCTACATCTCGAAGCGGAGCTTCCTGCCGTTCGTGATCTACCGGGTGCTGCTCGGCGGCACCATCATGGTGCTGCTCGCGACGGGCACGATCGACGCCTGACGGCGGTCCTTGCGAGGGGCGAGCGGATGCCCCTGGGCCGACGCCGCGAGTCGACGAGCGGATGCCGCCTGACGGCGCTCAGTCGCGGGGCCGCCAGGGCTCCTCGCCGCGGGGGTCGCCGCGACCGTCGCCGCGACGCCTGAGGTACTTCTCGAACTCCTGCGCGATCGCCTCGCCGCTCGCCTCGGGGGAGTCGACCGTGTCGCGCGCCTGCTCGAGCTGCTCGATGTAGGCCGCCATGTCCTCGTCGTCCGCGGCGAGCGCGTCGACCCCGGCCTCCCAGGCCGCGGCGTCCGACTCCAGCGAGCCGCGCGGCACGCTGAGCCCGGTGATGTCCTCGAGCTTCGACAGCAGCGCGAGCACCGCCTTCGGCGAGGGCG
This portion of the Agromyces rhizosphaerae genome encodes:
- a CDS encoding M20/M25/M40 family metallo-hydrolase encodes the protein MSDASAHPSPTGIDELEPTARIARDLIRFDTTNHGEGRSEGETEAAEYVEAHLAGMGLAPQLFDAAPGRTSVVARVPGANPDKPALVVHGHLDVVPADPRNWSVDPFAGEVRDGLLWGRGAVDMKDMDAMILTAVGDILASGRQPERELVLAFFADEEAGGIYGSHWMTDNHPEVFAGATEAISEVGGYSVHLGGQRAYLLQTGEKALVWIRLVARGPAAHGSRLVRENAVVRLAEAVAALGREEWPLHLVDTTRALVAEIARVTGADPQQVSPDELVLRTSAAGFLSATLRTTTNPTLLSAGYKHNVIPDRAEALIDIRTLPGEEDAVLARVREIVGDDIEIETVVRDVGLETPFSGPLVDTVKATLERHDPGVPVFPYLLSGGTDNKALSRLGIAGYGFAPLRLPADLDFPAMFHGVDERVPLDALVFGSRVLHDLLLEY
- a CDS encoding undecaprenyl-diphosphate phosphatase — encoded protein: MIEALILGLVQGLTEFLPISSSAHLRILGEFLPNAADPGAAFTAIVQIGTEAAVVVFFWRDIVRIVSRWWLALWGRVPRNDPDARMGWLIILGSIPIVVLGLIFQEQIETTLRSLWIVATTLIVFGILLGIADWIGAKRRKLEDLTYGHGIIYGFAQALALIPGVSRSGGTITAGLLMGYERAAAARYAFLLAIPAVFGSGFYQLFKSWGEPGVYGPVETAAATLVAFVVALLVIAFFMSYISKRSFLPFVIYRVLLGGTIMVLLATGTIDA